The Ahaetulla prasina isolate Xishuangbanna chromosome 14, ASM2864084v1, whole genome shotgun sequence genome includes a region encoding these proteins:
- the ADAP1 gene encoding arf-GAP with dual PH domain-containing protein 1 isoform X1: MAKERNKTALLELLQSEGNGGCADCQASDPDWASHTLGVFICLNCSGIHRNIPQISKVKSVRMDEWDSAQIEFMASTGNTFAKVKYESKIPPFYYKPTFLDCLLLREQWIRAKYEREEFIFTEKQEPYSAGYREGYLWKRGRDNGQFLSRKFVLSEREGALKYYNRNDAKEPKAVMKIEHLNATFQPEKIGNPHGLQITYLKDNSTRNIFVYHEDGKEMVDWFNAIRAARFHYLQVAFPGASDTDLVPKLSRNYLKEGFMEKTGPKQTEGFKKRWFTMDDRRLMYFKDPLVSRRLLLLLLHPHNSSNTPAVFKYVSNKMLSPGERFLLGVKKTVTRSWKGSRRPPRETTGSTELPSSPLTGSFSLPVRPKAISWSGFPLFRN, from the exons ATGGCGAAAGAGAGGAACAAAACGGCGCTGCTGGAATTGCTGCAAAGCGAAGGGAACGGCGGGTGCGCCGATTGCCAGGCCAGCG ATCCGGACTGGGCCTCTCACACGTTGGGGGTCTTCATTTGCTTAAATTGTTCGGGGATCCATCGCAACATCCCCCAGATCAGCAAGGTGAAATCCGTCCGTATGGATGAATGGGACTCGGCGCAAATCGAG TTTATGGCTTCCACGGGGAACACATTCGCCAAAGTTAAATACGAATCAAAAATCCCACCATTTTATTATAAGCCAACTTTTTTGGATTGCCT actGTTACGAGAACAATGGATCAGGGCAAAATACGAAAGGGAAGAATTCATCTTCACCGAGAAGCAGGAGCCTTATTCTGCAG GCTACCGGGAAGGATATCTGTGGAAGAGGGGACGTGACAACGGGCAGTTTTTGAGCAGGAAATTTGTCCTGTCGGAACGGGAAGGAGCCCTGAAATACTACAACAGAAATGAT GCCAAAGAACCCAAAGCGGTTATGAAAATTGAGCATCTCAATGCCACCTTCCAGCCTGAGAAAATTGGAAACCCTCACGGACTGCAGATCACCTACTTGAAGGACAACAGCACAAGGAATATCTTTGTTTACCATGAAGATGGCAAG GAAATGGTGGACTGGTTCAATGCCATCCGTGCCGCGCGATTCCATTACTTGCAAGTGGCGTTCCCTGGAGCCAGCGATACTGAC CTGGTGCCAAAACTTTCAAGGAATTATCTGAAGGAAGGATTCATGGAGAAAACTGGGCCAAAG CAAACAGAAGGGTTCAAAAAACGCTGGTTTACCATGGATGATAGAAGATTAATGTATTTTAAGGATCCTTTGGTAAGTCgtcgactcctcctcctcctccttcatcctcACAACTCTTCAAATACACCAGCAGTCTTCAAATATGTCTCCAACAA GATGCTTTCGCCAGGGGAGAGGTTTTTATTGGGAGTAAAGAAAACAGTTACAAGGTCCTGGAAGGGCTCCCGCCGTCCACCCAGGGAAACCACTGGCAGTACGGAATTACCATCATCACCCCTGACCGGAAGTTTCTCTTTGCCTGTGAGACCAAAAGCGATCAGCTGGAGTGGATTTCCGCTTTTCAGAAACTGA
- the ADAP1 gene encoding arf-GAP with dual PH domain-containing protein 1 isoform X3 → MDEWDSAQIEFMASTGNTFAKVKYESKIPPFYYKPTFLDCLLLREQWIRAKYEREEFIFTEKQEPYSAGYREGYLWKRGRDNGQFLSRKFVLSEREGALKYYNRNDAKEPKAVMKIEHLNATFQPEKIGNPHGLQITYLKDNSTRNIFVYHEDGKEMVDWFNAIRAARFHYLQVAFPGASDTDLVPKLSRNYLKEGFMEKTGPKQTEGFKKRWFTMDDRRLMYFKDPLVSRRLLLLLLHPHNSSNTPAVFKYVSNKMLSPGERFLLGVKKTVTRSWKGSRRPPRETTGSTELPSSPLTGSFSLPVRPKAISWSGFPLFRN, encoded by the exons ATGGATGAATGGGACTCGGCGCAAATCGAG TTTATGGCTTCCACGGGGAACACATTCGCCAAAGTTAAATACGAATCAAAAATCCCACCATTTTATTATAAGCCAACTTTTTTGGATTGCCT actGTTACGAGAACAATGGATCAGGGCAAAATACGAAAGGGAAGAATTCATCTTCACCGAGAAGCAGGAGCCTTATTCTGCAG GCTACCGGGAAGGATATCTGTGGAAGAGGGGACGTGACAACGGGCAGTTTTTGAGCAGGAAATTTGTCCTGTCGGAACGGGAAGGAGCCCTGAAATACTACAACAGAAATGAT GCCAAAGAACCCAAAGCGGTTATGAAAATTGAGCATCTCAATGCCACCTTCCAGCCTGAGAAAATTGGAAACCCTCACGGACTGCAGATCACCTACTTGAAGGACAACAGCACAAGGAATATCTTTGTTTACCATGAAGATGGCAAG GAAATGGTGGACTGGTTCAATGCCATCCGTGCCGCGCGATTCCATTACTTGCAAGTGGCGTTCCCTGGAGCCAGCGATACTGAC CTGGTGCCAAAACTTTCAAGGAATTATCTGAAGGAAGGATTCATGGAGAAAACTGGGCCAAAG CAAACAGAAGGGTTCAAAAAACGCTGGTTTACCATGGATGATAGAAGATTAATGTATTTTAAGGATCCTTTGGTAAGTCgtcgactcctcctcctcctccttcatcctcACAACTCTTCAAATACACCAGCAGTCTTCAAATATGTCTCCAACAA GATGCTTTCGCCAGGGGAGAGGTTTTTATTGGGAGTAAAGAAAACAGTTACAAGGTCCTGGAAGGGCTCCCGCCGTCCACCCAGGGAAACCACTGGCAGTACGGAATTACCATCATCACCCCTGACCGGAAGTTTCTCTTTGCCTGTGAGACCAAAAGCGATCAGCTGGAGTGGATTTCCGCTTTTCAGAAACTGA
- the ADAP1 gene encoding arf-GAP with dual PH domain-containing protein 1 isoform X2, with translation MAKERNKTALLELLQSEGNGGCADCQASDPDWASHTLGVFICLNCSGIHRNIPQISKVKSVRMDEWDSAQIEFMASTGNTFAKVKYESKIPPFYYKPTFLDCLLLREQWIRAKYEREEFIFTEKQEPYSAGYREGYLWKRGRDNGQFLSRKFVLSEREGALKYYNRNDAKEPKAVMKIEHLNATFQPEKIGNPHGLQITYLKDNSTRNIFVYHEDGKEMVDWFNAIRAARFHYLQVAFPGASDTDLVPKLSRNYLKEGFMEKTGPKQTEGFKKRWFTMDDRRLMYFKDPLDAFARGEVFIGSKENSYKVLEGLPPSTQGNHWQYGITIITPDRKFLFACETKSDQLEWISAFQKLINRPMLPQEYAVEAHFKHKP, from the exons ATGGCGAAAGAGAGGAACAAAACGGCGCTGCTGGAATTGCTGCAAAGCGAAGGGAACGGCGGGTGCGCCGATTGCCAGGCCAGCG ATCCGGACTGGGCCTCTCACACGTTGGGGGTCTTCATTTGCTTAAATTGTTCGGGGATCCATCGCAACATCCCCCAGATCAGCAAGGTGAAATCCGTCCGTATGGATGAATGGGACTCGGCGCAAATCGAG TTTATGGCTTCCACGGGGAACACATTCGCCAAAGTTAAATACGAATCAAAAATCCCACCATTTTATTATAAGCCAACTTTTTTGGATTGCCT actGTTACGAGAACAATGGATCAGGGCAAAATACGAAAGGGAAGAATTCATCTTCACCGAGAAGCAGGAGCCTTATTCTGCAG GCTACCGGGAAGGATATCTGTGGAAGAGGGGACGTGACAACGGGCAGTTTTTGAGCAGGAAATTTGTCCTGTCGGAACGGGAAGGAGCCCTGAAATACTACAACAGAAATGAT GCCAAAGAACCCAAAGCGGTTATGAAAATTGAGCATCTCAATGCCACCTTCCAGCCTGAGAAAATTGGAAACCCTCACGGACTGCAGATCACCTACTTGAAGGACAACAGCACAAGGAATATCTTTGTTTACCATGAAGATGGCAAG GAAATGGTGGACTGGTTCAATGCCATCCGTGCCGCGCGATTCCATTACTTGCAAGTGGCGTTCCCTGGAGCCAGCGATACTGAC CTGGTGCCAAAACTTTCAAGGAATTATCTGAAGGAAGGATTCATGGAGAAAACTGGGCCAAAG CAAACAGAAGGGTTCAAAAAACGCTGGTTTACCATGGATGATAGAAGATTAATGTATTTTAAGGATCCTTTG GATGCTTTCGCCAGGGGAGAGGTTTTTATTGGGAGTAAAGAAAACAGTTACAAGGTCCTGGAAGGGCTCCCGCCGTCCACCCAGGGAAACCACTGGCAGTACGGAATTACCATCATCACCCCTGACCGGAAGTTTCTCTTTGCCTGTGAGACCAAAAGCGATCAGCTGGAGTGGATTTCCGCTTTTCAGAAACTGATCAACAGGCCAATGCTCCCGCAGGAATACGCAG TGGAAGCCCATTTCAAGCATAAACCCTAA